One window of uncultured Trichococcus sp. genomic DNA carries:
- a CDS encoding polysaccharide deacetylase family protein: MKRRFLLLAPLLLMITLFSNTPVVKASTEEPTIATQLLVPEAALEETVPTEESLPIVTPETQTPLTTEEPTTETPPVVAEPTVAETSPETVLSEETAPAATTEPIPTITEDPTTETPATVETAPTTTTVPDAETLAPGTTTPAEAATDPQTTTTDPIMEPSPDQPSTPTGEESTETPTLNTDPIETETPPPVETDTEIPAETPLDTVMETEEPVAEEEPEETDTEEVAVEEVAAAIMAMASEEEFSTGPSQYISYVNTDDNVIALTFDDGHSYANLSEILAILDVYGAKATFFMNGDASADLLKQIVDSGHELGNHSYSHQDSTIISADALAYDINLMEDYVQESTGTTSRPLFRAPYGALNNSVLETVGSLGYEYTIGWSIDTLDWSGLSATTISSTITNNISPGDIVLMHASVGAVNTPDSLWYTLSALQNAGYSFSTIGQLLGIASEDPEDEVYYEDEEEFDTGISRWVDDIDTDQPYVALTFDDLEDAAVVQELLEVLASLDVKATFFPDGKADPYLLAQIVEQGHDIGNHTYSHPYSTQLSASQLASELNALENIIQDATGVTSRPYFRPPYGDYNQSVLETAGSLGYEYTIGWTTDTYDWDDYSSTAISDRVVDNLFPGSIYLLHDAAATPESLWYMVASARKKGFDFVTMTDLLALDGVFSPEEDDSGTEDPGGANELTGLDPIPGTTNPVITKDIVTDRTGQLGVAEPYIVYEDGIYHMFFDVILGYNPATGSTADEIGHAYSTDMINWTYTQIVLGEETNGTRAASPYVMEYEDAYYMVPDRVGDVNVYQASSFPLEWELYGTLLSGNFVDPLVFSMDNIWYMTVSELPYNSLSLYYNTSGDWRNSNWVLHSSSQIIPETSTEGGLRNAGNAFIYEDSVIIPVEVTPKSSNIYGEYTDWYELTNLSTTTVTATRRSNAVISQYNDEWNGDAMHHISYVAAGTGYYYATDGYNWNNNEYSIGLFTGSDPSDTQDPVIPTVPTDPVDPVDPTDPTDPTDPTDPTDPTDPTDPTGPTDPTAVPTVPVDLSAIAGTENPLITKEMVTDRTGQLGVAEPYIVYEDGVYHMFFDVILGYNPATGSTADEIGHAYSTDMINWTYTQIVLGEETNGTRAASPYVMEYEDTYYMVPDRVGDVNVYQASSFPLEWELYGTLLSGNFVDPLVFSMDNVWYMTVSELPYNSLSLYYNTSGDWRNSSWVLHSSSQILPETSTEGGLRNGGMPIIYENSVVIPVEVTPKSNNIYGEYTTWYELSNLSPTTVTVTDKGTAVISQYNDDWNGDAMHHISYIAVGDGFYYATDGYNWNKNEYSIGIFKGSSTTDPTDPTDPTDPDLPAAHLTMEDIALYYSVRNPILSVDSITDRVASQGIANPYVILEDGTYHVFFNTIQAYNPSTGVTADEIAHAWSTDLQQWNYTQVVLGVDTTGTNVASPYVFMYQDEYYMVPDLTGNVNVYKASSFPLGWEFYGTLLSGNFVDPLVFAQEDIWYLAVTAQPYDSLSLYYNSSGDWRNSSWTLHPEGQIITATATESDLRTAGNPFYYDGAVVLPIQVTPSDGRYGEYTYWYQLSNLTPTSISVINLGLAVEAQKNETWNSDAMHHISNATFGTGNIYFVDGMNDGVYTIGLYTDLAQTIHPPVAVPFPTVTNPILTTAIVTDRTGQTGIADPFIYLDNGIYYIFFEIIGGYNAATGQYADEVAYVWSADLVNWTYGQVVIGPSLQGVRAAYPNVFTYENNYYMVPDLAGNINAYTTTDFPNNWTYYSTLIEGTYSDTNIFSIDDVWYMTTAEEPYMNLSLYHNTSGDWRNDQWEWQEDILIGTGDEYSYRSAGNPFVYDDYVIMPVQAHPDGGMYGEYTYWVKLSNFSTTDVDVDIMSTAVTAIFNGGWNDESMHHISHADYLDWYVYIADGYNNGEYSLGLYIEDSLA; this comes from the coding sequence ATGAAGCGAAGGTTCCTTTTGCTGGCTCCTCTCTTACTGATGATTACCTTATTCAGTAATACGCCTGTCGTAAAGGCATCCACAGAAGAGCCAACAATAGCTACACAATTACTTGTACCTGAGGCAGCTCTTGAGGAAACAGTTCCCACAGAAGAATCCTTACCAATTGTTACACCTGAAACCCAAACTCCTTTAACAACTGAAGAGCCAACAACCGAAACACCTCCAGTTGTAGCAGAGCCAACCGTCGCAGAGACTTCACCCGAGACGGTACTTTCCGAAGAAACAGCACCGGCTGCCACAACTGAACCAATTCCAACCATTACCGAAGACCCCACAACCGAAACACCTGCGACAGTCGAAACCGCCCCAACCACAACAACAGTCCCCGATGCCGAAACTTTGGCTCCCGGTACGACGACCCCAGCGGAAGCCGCAACGGACCCGCAAACTACCACAACGGATCCCATAATGGAACCATCACCTGACCAACCATCCACGCCAACTGGCGAAGAAAGCACTGAAACGCCCACACTGAATACCGATCCGATCGAAACCGAAACGCCACCTCCTGTTGAAACCGACACGGAAATTCCTGCAGAAACTCCGCTGGATACTGTGATGGAAACTGAGGAGCCGGTTGCAGAAGAAGAACCAGAAGAAACAGATACAGAAGAAGTTGCTGTCGAAGAAGTTGCTGCTGCCATCATGGCAATGGCAAGCGAAGAAGAATTCTCGACCGGCCCCTCACAATACATCAGTTATGTGAACACGGACGACAATGTGATCGCACTGACTTTCGATGATGGCCATTCCTATGCGAACCTTTCGGAGATATTGGCCATTCTTGATGTTTACGGCGCAAAAGCAACCTTCTTCATGAACGGGGATGCCTCCGCTGATCTTCTGAAACAGATCGTCGATTCCGGGCATGAACTCGGGAACCACTCTTATTCGCATCAAGATTCCACCATCATTTCTGCTGATGCGCTTGCCTACGACATCAATCTGATGGAAGATTACGTACAGGAAAGCACAGGCACGACTTCACGGCCGTTATTCCGGGCTCCTTACGGCGCTTTGAATAATTCGGTACTGGAAACGGTCGGCAGTCTTGGCTATGAATACACCATCGGTTGGTCCATCGACACGCTCGATTGGTCCGGCTTATCAGCAACCACCATCAGTTCCACTATCACCAATAATATAAGCCCTGGCGACATCGTCCTGATGCATGCCAGTGTTGGTGCCGTCAACACACCTGATTCTTTATGGTACACCCTTTCTGCTTTACAAAATGCCGGCTATAGTTTTTCAACCATTGGGCAACTTTTGGGGATCGCCAGCGAAGATCCAGAAGACGAAGTGTACTACGAAGATGAGGAAGAATTTGATACCGGCATATCCAGATGGGTGGACGATATCGATACCGATCAACCTTATGTAGCTTTGACTTTCGATGATCTGGAAGACGCTGCTGTCGTTCAGGAATTGTTGGAGGTATTGGCTTCATTGGACGTGAAAGCAACCTTCTTCCCTGACGGCAAAGCGGATCCGTATTTGCTCGCACAAATCGTCGAACAGGGACATGACATCGGAAACCATACCTATTCACACCCATACTCCACACAGCTCAGCGCTTCTCAATTGGCATCCGAACTGAACGCATTGGAAAACATCATTCAGGATGCCACCGGCGTAACATCCAGACCTTATTTCCGTCCTCCATACGGCGACTACAATCAATCCGTTTTGGAGACTGCCGGAAGCCTTGGTTATGAATACACAATTGGATGGACAACCGATACCTATGACTGGGATGATTATTCATCCACTGCCATTTCCGATCGCGTCGTCGACAATCTTTTCCCTGGATCCATCTATCTTTTGCATGATGCAGCAGCCACTCCTGAATCTTTGTGGTATATGGTTGCTTCCGCTCGAAAAAAAGGCTTTGATTTTGTCACAATGACGGATCTCTTGGCATTGGATGGCGTGTTTTCTCCAGAGGAGGATGATAGTGGAACGGAAGATCCAGGAGGCGCGAACGAATTAACAGGATTAGATCCGATTCCAGGAACTACCAATCCAGTCATAACAAAAGATATTGTGACCGACCGGACCGGACAGCTCGGCGTTGCGGAACCGTACATCGTCTACGAAGACGGTATCTACCATATGTTCTTCGACGTCATCCTCGGCTACAATCCGGCTACGGGCTCGACCGCCGATGAAATCGGCCACGCCTACAGCACCGACATGATCAACTGGACCTACACCCAGATCGTCCTCGGCGAAGAAACGAACGGAACAAGAGCCGCATCCCCTTACGTGATGGAATACGAAGATGCCTACTACATGGTCCCTGACCGCGTCGGCGACGTCAATGTCTATCAAGCCTCCTCATTCCCGCTCGAATGGGAACTGTACGGCACGCTGCTGTCCGGCAATTTCGTCGATCCATTGGTCTTCTCGATGGACAACATCTGGTACATGACCGTTTCCGAATTGCCTTACAACAGCCTCTCCCTTTACTACAACACTTCCGGAGATTGGCGCAACAGCAATTGGGTACTGCATTCCAGCAGCCAGATCATTCCTGAGACCTCAACCGAAGGCGGCCTCCGCAATGCGGGCAATGCCTTCATCTACGAAGACTCGGTCATCATTCCGGTAGAAGTCACTCCGAAATCCAGCAACATCTACGGAGAATACACCGACTGGTATGAACTGACAAACTTGTCAACGACAACCGTCACTGCAACCAGAAGAAGCAATGCCGTCATCTCGCAATACAATGACGAATGGAACGGCGATGCGATGCATCACATCTCCTATGTTGCAGCGGGAACTGGTTACTACTATGCGACTGACGGATACAATTGGAACAACAACGAATACAGCATCGGCTTATTCACAGGGTCCGACCCTTCGGATACCCAAGATCCGGTGATTCCGACTGTTCCGACTGACCCAGTGGATCCGGTTGACCCAACTGATCCTACCGATCCTACAGACCCGACTGATCCTACCGATCCTACAGACCCGACTGACCCGACTGGCCCAACCGACCCGACTGCAGTTCCGACCGTACCGGTGGATCTGTCCGCAATCGCGGGTACAGAAAATCCGCTGATCACCAAAGAAATGGTGACCGACCGGACCGGACAGCTCGGCGTTGCGGAACCGTACATCGTCTATGAAGATGGCGTTTACCATATGTTCTTCGACGTCATCCTCGGCTACAATCCGGCTACGGGCTCGACTGCTGATGAAATCGGCCACGCCTACAGCACCGACATGATCAACTGGACCTACACTCAGATCGTCCTTGGCGAAGAAACGAACGGAACCAGAGCCGCTTCCCCTTACGTGATGGAATACGAGGACACCTACTACATGGTCCCTGACCGTGTCGGCGATGTCAATGTCTATCAAGCTTCGTCATTCCCGCTTGAATGGGAACTCTACGGCACACTGTTATCCGGCAATTTCGTCGATCCATTGGTCTTCTCGATGGACAACGTCTGGTACATGACCGTTTCCGAATTGCCTTACAACAGCCTATCGCTTTATTACAACACATCCGGGGATTGGCGCAACAGCAGCTGGGTACTGCATTCCAGCAGCCAGATACTTCCGGAGACCTCAACTGAAGGCGGATTGCGGAACGGCGGGATGCCGATCATTTACGAAAATTCCGTTGTGATACCAGTGGAAGTCACCCCTAAATCCAACAACATCTACGGGGAATACACAACCTGGTATGAATTATCCAATCTGTCGCCTACGACCGTGACCGTTACGGACAAAGGCACAGCCGTCATTTCTCAATACAATGATGACTGGAACGGCGATGCGATGCATCACATTTCCTATATCGCTGTAGGGGATGGCTTCTACTACGCGACTGACGGGTACAATTGGAACAAAAATGAATACAGCATCGGAATCTTCAAAGGAAGCAGCACCACAGACCCTACTGACCCAACCGATCCGACAGATCCGGACTTGCCGGCTGCTCATTTGACGATGGAAGACATCGCTTTGTATTACAGCGTCCGAAACCCGATCCTTTCCGTAGACAGCATCACAGACAGAGTGGCCAGCCAAGGGATCGCCAACCCGTACGTCATATTGGAAGACGGTACCTACCATGTGTTCTTCAATACCATTCAGGCCTACAACCCGTCTACCGGCGTGACGGCTGACGAAATCGCACATGCTTGGAGCACCGATCTGCAACAATGGAATTACACACAAGTGGTGCTGGGAGTCGATACCACCGGCACAAATGTCGCTTCCCCTTATGTCTTTATGTATCAAGATGAGTACTATATGGTACCGGATTTGACCGGCAACGTGAACGTATACAAAGCATCTTCCTTCCCGTTAGGCTGGGAATTCTACGGAACGTTGCTGAGCGGAAACTTTGTCGATCCACTCGTCTTCGCGCAGGAGGATATCTGGTATCTGGCTGTCACCGCTCAACCATACGATAGCCTGTCCCTCTACTACAACAGTTCCGGCGATTGGCGCAACAGCAGCTGGACACTGCATCCTGAAGGTCAGATCATCACAGCGACCGCCACCGAATCCGATCTGCGGACGGCCGGTAATCCATTCTACTATGATGGAGCAGTTGTTTTGCCGATCCAAGTCACTCCAAGCGATGGCCGCTACGGCGAATACACGTATTGGTACCAATTGTCCAATCTGACGCCGACCAGCATCTCTGTCATCAATCTCGGACTTGCGGTGGAGGCACAAAAGAATGAAACTTGGAACAGCGACGCGATGCATCACATCTCGAATGCAACGTTCGGTACCGGTAATATTTATTTTGTCGACGGAATGAACGATGGCGTGTACACAATCGGCCTCTATACCGATTTGGCACAGACCATCCATCCACCTGTCGCAGTCCCATTCCCTACTGTAACCAATCCGATCTTGACGACTGCGATCGTTACGGACCGCACCGGACAGACAGGCATAGCCGATCCATTCATTTATCTGGACAACGGCATCTACTACATCTTCTTCGAAATCATCGGTGGGTACAATGCCGCAACTGGACAGTATGCCGATGAAGTCGCTTATGTATGGAGTGCCGATCTGGTCAACTGGACATACGGCCAAGTCGTCATCGGGCCATCCTTGCAGGGAGTAAGGGCAGCCTATCCAAATGTCTTTACCTATGAAAACAACTACTACATGGTGCCGGATCTCGCCGGCAATATCAATGCCTACACCACCACCGACTTCCCGAACAATTGGACCTACTATTCCACTCTAATCGAAGGAACCTACTCCGACACGAACATCTTCAGCATCGACGATGTCTGGTACATGACTACTGCTGAAGAACCCTACATGAATCTATCCCTTTATCACAACACATCAGGGGATTGGCGGAATGACCAGTGGGAATGGCAAGAGGACATCCTGATCGGTACTGGTGATGAATACAGCTATCGCAGTGCCGGCAACCCGTTCGTCTACGATGACTATGTCATCATGCCGGTCCAAGCTCACCCGGATGGCGGTATGTACGGAGAGTACACCTATTGGGTGAAACTTTCCAACTTCTCAACGACCGATGTCGACGTCGATATCATGAGCACAGCCGTCACGGCCATCTTCAATGGCGGGTGGAACGATGAGTCGATGCACCACATCTCTCACGCGGACTACCTGGACTGGTATGTCTACATCGCTGATGGTTACAATAATGGCGAATACTCACTCGGCCTCTACATTGAGGATTCTTTGGCCTGA